In the Tetrapisispora phaffii CBS 4417 chromosome 7, complete genome genome, one interval contains:
- the GUA1 gene encoding GMP synthase (glutamine-hydrolyzing) (similar to Saccharomyces cerevisiae GUA1 (YMR217W); ancestral locus Anc_8.733) yields MVAVEQVSSMFDTILVLDFGSQYSHLLTRRLREYNVYAEMLPCTQKISELGWKPKGVILSGGPYSVYDADAPHVDHDVFELGVPILGICYGMQELAWINGKQVGRGEKREYGPATLNVLNHASPLFKDVDHSTVWMSHGDKLNSLPTGFEVIATSDNSPYCGIANESKNIYGIQFHPEVTHSTKGKTMLKNFAVDICKAKQNWSMENFIDSEIKRIRELVGPTAEVIGAVSGGVDSTVASKLMTEAIGDRFHAILVDNGVLRLNEAENVKKTLIDGLGINLTVIDAADEFLDNLKGVTDPEKKRKIIGNTFIRVFEREAEKIKPKDGSNVEFLLQGTLYPDVIESISFKGPSQTIKTHHNVGGLLDDMKLKLIEPLRELFKDEVRHLGELLGISHELVWRHPFPGPGIAIRVLGEVTREQVEIARKADFIYIEEIRKAGLYDKISQAFACLLPVKTVGVQGDNRIYDQVIALRAIETTDFMTADWFPFEHSFLKKVSTRIVNEVDGVARVTYDITSKPPATVEWE; encoded by the coding sequence ATGGTTGCTGTTGAACAAGTCTCTTCCATGTTCGACACTATTCTAGTGTTGGATTTCGGTTCCCAATATTCTCATCTATTGACTAGAAGGCTAAGAGAGTACAATGTCTACGCAGAAATGTTACCATGTACTCAAAAAATCTCTGAGTTGGGCTGGAAGCCAAAGGGTGTCATCTTATCAGGTGGTCCGTACTCCGTTTACGATGCTGATGCTCCACATGTCGACCATGACGTCTTTGAATTAGGCGTCCCAATATTAGGTATTTGTTACGGTATGCAAGAATTAGCCTGGATCAATGGTAAACAAGTTGGTAGAGGTGAAAAGAGAGAATACGGTCCAGCTACTTTAAATGTATTGAACCATGCATCTCCATTGTTCAAAGATGTTGACCATTCCACCGTTTGGATGTCCCATGGTGATAAATTGAACAGTTTACCAACCGGTTTCGAAGTCATTGCTACTTCCGACAACTCCCCATACTGTGGTATTGCCaatgaatcaaaaaatatctatGGTATTCAATTCCATCCAGAAGTCACCCACTCTACGAAGGGTAAGACTATGTTAAAGAATTTTGCCGTCGACATCTGTAAAGCTAAACAAAACTGGTCAATGGAAAACTTCATTGATTCAGAAATCAAAAGAATTAGAGAATTAGTAGGCCCAACTGCTGAGGTTATCGGCGCCGTCTCAGGTGGTGTCGACTCCACAGTTGCCTCTAAACTTATGACAGAAGCTATTGGTGATAGATTCCATGCTATCTTAGTCGACAACGGTGTCTTAAGATTGAATGAAGCTGAAAACGTCAAGAAGACTTTGATCGATGGTTTAGGAATTAACTTGACCGTCATCGACGCTGCAGATGAGTTCTTAGACAACTTAAAGGGTGTCACCGATCCAGAAAAGAAGAGGAAGATCATTGGTAACACTTTCATCCGTGTCTTTGAAAGAGAGGCTGAAAAGATTAAACCAAAGGACGGTAGTAATGTTGAATTCTTACTGCAAGGTACTTTGTACCCAGATGTTATCGAATCTATTTCTTTCAAAGGTCCTTCCCAAACGATTAAGACACATCACAACGTTGGTGGTTTATTAGATGACatgaaattgaaactaATAGAACCATTAAGAGAACTATTTAAAGATGAAGTCAGACACTTGGGTGAATTACTAGGTATTTCTCACGAACTAGTTTGGAGACATCCTTTCCCAGGTCCAGGTATCGCTATCAGAGTGTTAGGTGAAGTCACTAGAGAACAAGTTGAAATCGCTAGAAAAGCCGATTTCATTTACATTGAAGAAATCAGAAAGGCTGGTCTATACGATAAAATCTCTCAAGCTTTTGCTTGTTTACTACCAGTCAAGACTGTCGGTGTTCAAGGTGATAACAGAATTTACGACCAAGTCATTGCTCTAAGAGCCATCGAAACTACAGATTTCATGACTGCTGACTGGTTCCCATTCGAACATTCTTTCTTAAAAAAGGTCTCTACAAGAATCGTCAACGAAGTCGATGGTGTCGCTAGAGTTACCTACGACATCACTTCTAAGCCACCAGCCACTGTTGAATGGGAATAG
- the ESC1 gene encoding Esc1p (similar to Saccharomyces cerevisiae ESC1 (YMR219W); ancestral locus Anc_8.736): MADQNRNLKLTVPKRNFKRFNSVIRKPEHHKRHYINGKHMGNKVHFDHPVLNRIKSSNKFGGRRASGRHTNRNKQDIDLEYTSKDNITYDWIQSIIADGKEILKVVKEEVNIKQGDLNTSSTKEKSAETILKTYVDDLLENMEEISEDENLQSETEDIEIIEEVSAGEEELDENNDDSHDINIDNYNIVNDDENSSQEVEYRTDTSFNNYNETFRDSINDSEANQGDSDSSNPDEADIDIAEIEDVKEEENIDDIVIDGHINATLKSERNESGKESQPDIEGEEKDDDNNRYGDQYSSYIQPLFNLEADTSPDEEYSSNENPHSDNNDENNDMGNDIKGMDNNVDQEHLYSEENYDLKPEIYNNHQNDDDLLQNVINQDTWAENIDISLQDQSTSEHNETSSDKDVSDEESELAIISEGEYTFKNGDVSFDNNFKIDHVHGLTEELDVNKTKDIILNGNDDDNIDNDMDINSTNIESDFNLPDNIFNIQNIASTVLKMQEENINNVEDPIAGSIDDEEENKKESDSRFNDPENTVYEAASQSEQEDAIVLNEKDKVVEQTLLVETVSDINENQTFDDINSTMLNETAYFSVDEDNSKLIVDAYGEKTNDEIKSKKYQIVLTGSVYSSTSYEDNREVLQSQNEYLPAFSENPFSEDDDGNLQSDILSETLKALDKIKLDKKKFDESSLHQEESVALAGDNITESALDNEVSAERQVIVTNIDDPGSIREITKDNNDVKEEIHIDLEGPVTTDLKEDLAMSINENNHVEANVDSYISVEKNDALDIKEDMELDDKEEIINKPLILYKNSNNMKENNMEKELAANSSLVMDYEYDIRTSFMDSNIGQQTEQTMSDTAHDIKTESVNHFPQMDIDINEMHTLEENIFDTANNIELNVSGDVLIANAGHNEKPEVNNYNSNDLELNQQLVETTEYGFTETKVTEDARQGSHDNNITHEELVNSINENADSEIPTVLDNRELPIYSDEVEKRSASQPSSSDYVVNTDNTDRLESLDNSTNSSFPKKVLKAPINAFQYLLTNLKSMTSAVPAFVKTIDMIDAIDSETILDDNEELSENEAQLCETSEKVVIDEKDIVNELRECGGTKTTDSLNNIKNTDFKSNVDSVSNLSYEIPKHHDEVETIDRDNSQTDFKDLEEDLGYKESNFVKPLINQTIVEDPSLKKIHSEDQKKESLVFEDRQNIIAYMSKLKQLTQTIEHKISSNSDMESELSMKDNGDGINASSISYFEAKNPDTSEFEISNSTNLNIKDDSGIEIRNRKQLSKISEELPSELSRIQNHKIEVEIDDSTIPVNDDDLNDNHGELDIDYDIKSTETDARDDSEDVVNGEANINTNSSEETLLSESAINNNSKKVKNESTGGVVVEEPVKTHNDNYDTLIVPENFEEPQKQEEEINTEKNSSEEIKNITEKEESKKIQPALPSRSSKRSKRELRSRKRNVDSPDTAAPPSKKTRRRKSTKQKQISQAAPTSNKGKRSRRRK, from the coding sequence ATGGCTGATCAAAATAGGAACCTGAAGCTAACTGTTCCAAAGAGGaactttaaaagatttaattcTGTAATTAGAAAACCAGAACATCATAAAAGACATTATATTAACGGGAAACATATGGGTAACAAAGTACATTTTGATCATCCAGTTTTAAATAGAATAAAGTCTTCTAATAAGTTTGGTGGCCGAAGAGCTAGTGGAAGGCATACTAATAGAAATAAACAGGATATAGACCTAGAATATACCTCAAAAGACAATATTACTTACGATTGGATACAATCAATTATAGCAGATGGTAAAGAGATTTTGAAGGTTGTGAAAGAGGaagtaaatattaaacaagGTGATTTAAATACTAGTTCCACGAAGGAGAAGAGTGCTGAAACCATCTTGAAAACTTACGTTGATGACCTATTAGAGAATATGGAAGAAATTTCTGAAGATGAAAACTTGCAATCCGAAActgaagatattgaaataatagAAGAGGTTTCTGCAGGTGAAGAAGAACtagatgaaaataatgatgattcCCACGACATTAATATCGACAACTATAACATTGTGAATGATGACGAAAATAGTTCTCAGGAAGTTGAGTATAGGACGGATacatcatttaataattataatgaaaCATTTAGAGACAGTATAAATGATTCAGAGGCCAATCAGGGTGATTCAGATTCATCTAATCCTGACGAGGCTGACATCGATATTGcagaaattgaagatgttaaggaagaagaaaatattgatgatataGTAATTGATGGTCACATAAATGCTACTTTAAAGAGCGAAAGAAATGAGAGTGGTAAAGAATCGCAACCTGATATTGAAGGTGAGGAAAAggatgatgataataacaGATACGGAGACCAATATTCGAGCTATATTCAACCTCTTTTTAACCTCGAGGCTGATACGTCCCCTGACGAAGAATATTCATCAAATGAAAACCCACATTCAGATAATAATGACGAAAATAATGACATGGgaaatgatattaaaggCATGGATAACAACGTTGACCAAGAGCACTTATATTCAGAGGAGAATTATGATTTGAAACCcgaaatttataataatcatCAAAATGACGATGATTTGTTGcaaaatgttattaatcAGGATACTTGGGctgaaaatattgatatttcttTACAAGATCAGAGCACTAGCGAACATAACGAAACTAGCTCAGATAAGGACGTTAGTGATGAAGAGAGTGAACTTGCTATCATTAGTGAAGGTGAATATACTTTTAAGAATGGAGATGTATCATTTGataacaattttaaaatagaTCACGTCCACGGTTTAACAGAAGAATTAGATGTTAATAAAACTaaagatataatattaaatggaaatgatgatgacaatattgataatgatatgGATATAAATTCTACAAACATCGAAtctgattttaatttacctgataacatttttaacatCCAAAATATCGCAAGTACTGTTCTAAAAAtgcaagaagaaaatataaataatgttGAGGATCCAATAGCCGGTAGTATTGACGATGAAGAGGAAAACAAAAAGGAATCTGATTCCAGGTTTAATGACCCTGAGAATACAGTTTACGAAGCTGCCTCACAGAGTGAACAAGAGGATGCAATTGTTTTGAACGAGAAAGATAAAGTTGTTGAACAAACTCTTTTGGTTGAAACTGTATCTGACATTAACGAAAACCAAACATTTGATGACATAAATTCCACTATGCTGAACGAGACCGCTTACTTCTCTGTTGACGAGGACAACAGCAAATTAATAGTGGATGCATATGGTGAGAAGACTAATGATGAgattaaatcaaaaaaatatcaaatcGTATTAACTGGTTCTGTTTACAGTAGCACATCTTATGAAGATAATAGAGAAGTGTTACAATCCCAAAATGAATATCTACCTGCATTTTCAGAAAATCCATTCTCCGAAGATGATGACGGAAATTTACAATCAGATATTTTAAGTGAAACATTGAAAGCATTAgacaaaattaaattggataaaaagaaattcgATGAATCCTCATTACATCAAGAAGAGTCGGTGGCTTTGGCGGGTGATAATATTACTGAGTCAGCATTGGACAATGAAGTTTCTGCAGAGCGACAAGTCATTGTCACAAATATAGATGATCCAGGTTCAATAAGGGAAATTacaaaagataataatgatgtgaaagaagaaattcaTATTGACTTAGAAGGTCCTGTTACCACTGATTTAAAGGAAGATCTTGCCATGAgtataaatgaaaataaccATGTGGAGGCCAATGTCGATTCCTATATTTCTgtagaaaaaaatgatgcACTTGATATTAAGGAAGACATGGAACTAgatgataaagaagaaattataaataaaccTTTGATATTGtataaaaattcaaataacatgaaagaaaataatatggAGAAAGAGCTAGCAGCCAATTCTAGTTTAGTTATGGATTATGAATATGATATCAGAACTAGTTTTATGGACAGTAACATAGGACAACAAACCGAACAAACCATGTCTGATACAGCACACGATATTAAGACAGAGAGTGTAAATCATTTTCCTCAGATGGATATAGATATTAATGAGATGCATACCcttgaagaaaatatatttgatacaGCAAATAATATAGAACTTAATGTGTCAGGTGATGTTTTAATAGCAAATGCAGGTCATAATGAAAAACCTGAggttaataattataattctAATGATCTTGAATTAAATCAACAGTTGGTTGAAACCACTGAGTATGGCTTCACTGAAACAAAGGTTACTGAAGATGCGAGACAAGGTTCCCATGATAATAACATCACGCACGAGGAGCTGgtcaattcaattaatgaaaatgcGGATTCTGAAATTCCAACTGTTTTAGATAATAGAGAATTGCCAATTTATTCGGATGAAGTTGAGAAACGTTCAGCCAGTCAGCCTTCGTCGTCAGATTATGTTGTCAATACAGACAATACTGATAGACTAGAATCTTTAGATAATTCGACCAATTCTTCATTTCCGAAGAAAGTTTTGAAAGCACCTATCAATGCCTTTCAATATTTGCTTACAAATCTGAAATCCATGACTTCTGCCGTACCAGCATTCGTTAAAACTATCGATATGATAGATGCCATTGATAGTGAAACTATACTTGACGATAACGAAGAATTATCTGAGAATGAGGCACAATTGTGTGAGACTTCAGAAAAAGTAgttattgatgaaaaagATATAGTCAACGAATTAAGAGAATGTGGAGGAACTAAGACCACAGATAGTCTGAACAACATCAAAAATACAGATTTTAAGAGCAATGTTGATTCAGTATCAAATTTAAGCTATGAAATTCCTAAACACCATGATGAAGTTGAGACAATTGATCGTGATAACTCACAGACCGATTTTAAGGATTTAGAAGAAGACCTAGGCTATAAAGAAAGTAACTTTGTTAAGCCTTTGATTAATCAAACGATTGTTGAAGATCCAtcattaaagaaaattcaTTCAGAAGATCAAAAAAAGGAATCATTAGTATTTGAGGATAGGCAAAATATCATAGCATACATGtcaaaattgaaacaacTTACTCAAACGATAGAGCACAAAATATCATCCAATTCAGATATGGAATCTGAATTATCTATGAAAGACAATGGTGACGGAATTAATGCGTCTTCTATATCTTATTTTGAAGCAAAGAATCCTGATACATCGGAGTTTGAAATTAGTAACTCTactaatttaaatattaaagacGATTCAGGAATTGAAATaagaaacagaaaacaGTTGAGTAAAATAAGTGAAGAATTACCAAGTGAACTTTCACGAATTCAAAATCACAAAATAGAAGTTGAAATTGATGACTCGACTATTCCAGTTAACGATGATGATTTGAATGATAACCATGGCGAACTTGATATCGATTATGATATCAAGTCGACAGAAACTGATGCTAGAGATGATTCGGAGGATGTAGTAAATGGTGAAGCGAACATTAATACTAATTCTAGTGAAGAAACCCTACTTTCTGAATCCgctataaataataatagtaagAAAGTAAAAAATGAGTCCACTGGAGGTGTTGTTGTGGAAGAACCAGTTAAAACTCATAATGATAATTATGACACTTTAATTGTCCCTGAAAACTTTGAAGAACCACAGAAgcaagaagaagaaatcaaTACTGAAAAAAACTCCTCTGaggaaattaaaaacataACTGAAAAGGAAGAGAGTAAGAAAATCCAACCTGCATTGCCTTCTCGATCTTCAAAGAGATCTAAAAGGGAGCTACGGTCAAGAAAGAGGAATGTCGACAGCCCAGATACTGCTGCTCCTCCTTCCAAAAAGActagaagaagaaaatcaaCTAAACAGAAACAAATCTCACAAGCAGCTCCAACATCCAATAAAGGCAAAAGAAGCAGAAGAAGGAAATAG